One region of Xylanimonas ulmi genomic DNA includes:
- a CDS encoding ribose-5-phosphate isomerase, producing the protein MAGLRIVVGADDAGYDYKEILKRDLGADDRVASVTDVGVGGDEHTHYPYVGAAAARMVASGEADRALLICGTGLGVAIAANKVPGVRAVTAHDSFSVERAVLSNDAQVLCMGQRVVGVELARRLVREWLGYRFDPASPSAPKVAAIGEVEAGADILPEPVGACG; encoded by the coding sequence ATGGCTGGCCTGCGCATTGTTGTCGGTGCTGACGACGCTGGATACGACTACAAGGAGATCCTGAAGAGGGATCTGGGAGCCGACGATCGGGTGGCGTCTGTGACCGACGTCGGCGTCGGGGGCGACGAGCACACCCACTATCCGTATGTCGGTGCGGCCGCCGCCCGCATGGTGGCCTCCGGTGAGGCCGACAGGGCCCTGCTGATCTGCGGGACAGGGCTCGGCGTCGCGATCGCAGCCAACAAGGTGCCTGGCGTCCGCGCCGTGACGGCCCACGACTCGTTCTCTGTCGAGCGTGCGGTGCTCTCCAACGACGCCCAAGTGCTGTGCATGGGTCAGCGCGTGGTCGGGGTTGAGCTGGCGCGCCGCCTGGTGCGCGAGTGGCTGGGGTACAGGTTCGACCCAGCCTCGCCTTCGGCCCCGAAGGTCGCGGCGATCGGCGAGGTGGAGGCGGGGGCCGACATCCTGCCTGAACCGGTCGGGGCGTGCGGGTGA
- a CDS encoding triose-phosphate isomerase family protein: MTTPLVAVSLKAYLGAAQTRVWLGGVRALADAGRVPADVELAVLPSMPLLPAAVELLSGTHVAWGAQDVAPGSGGAQTGAVTAALLAELGCRFAAVGHAERRSLFRETDADVRAKVARLKADALTPIVCVGEVERIGARAAAVAASDQLAAALAGTEAGEVVVAYEPVWAIGAPQPAGGDHVAAVAHAVRERMQDLGWRGRVLYGGAAGPGTLGALGASVDGLFLGRFAHDLGALAEVLDEARTAAPRAVGAGA; the protein is encoded by the coding sequence GTGACCACGCCCCTCGTCGCAGTCTCGCTCAAGGCCTACCTGGGCGCCGCGCAGACACGCGTCTGGCTGGGCGGTGTGCGAGCACTCGCCGACGCCGGTCGCGTCCCCGCAGACGTCGAGCTGGCGGTGCTGCCCAGCATGCCGTTGCTTCCCGCGGCCGTGGAGCTGCTCAGCGGAACACACGTGGCGTGGGGCGCCCAGGACGTGGCTCCTGGCTCCGGCGGCGCTCAGACCGGCGCTGTCACCGCCGCGCTCCTGGCCGAACTCGGCTGCCGTTTTGCCGCGGTTGGGCACGCCGAGCGGCGCAGCCTGTTCCGAGAGACGGACGCCGATGTGCGTGCCAAGGTCGCCAGGCTGAAGGCAGACGCGCTCACACCGATTGTGTGCGTGGGTGAGGTCGAACGCATCGGCGCACGCGCGGCCGCGGTGGCCGCCTCCGACCAGCTCGCAGCGGCCCTCGCGGGGACAGAGGCGGGCGAGGTTGTTGTGGCGTACGAACCCGTCTGGGCCATCGGGGCGCCACAGCCTGCTGGCGGCGATCACGTCGCCGCCGTCGCGCACGCTGTGCGCGAACGTATGCAGGACCTGGGCTGGCGGGGTCGCGTGCTCTATGGCGGCGCTGCCGGCCCGGGCACGCTCGGGGCGCTCGGCGCCAGTGTCGACGGACTCTTCCTCGGCCGCTTCGCGCACGACCTCGGCGCTCTCGCCGAGGTGCTGGACGAAGCCCGGACGGCGGCGCCACGCGCCGTCGGCGCCGGGGCATGA
- a CDS encoding 3-hydroxyacyl-CoA dehydrogenase family protein translates to MITDHHKEGRPLVTTITSVAVVGAGYMGGGIAQSLALAGLPVTIADVSADATSAAYERLLIEARDFEDAGLFDVGAAEKIRANLRTASSIEEAVADVDFVEEAVFESVEVKHEVLSRISAAARPEAIIGSNTSTIPARVLGTVVKHPERFLTVHFSNPAPFIPGVELVLGEHTDEAIVPVVKELLTTAGRQAALVADVPGFVLNRLQYVLLKEAMSIAEEGIASPEDIDTVVRTTFGFRLGFFGPFAIADQAGLDVYASGFRTFEEAFGERLATPQLVQDAVASDRRGVKNGKGLLRDYTPEEVKALVAHRNRAYSEMGRLVRSLGSTPA, encoded by the coding sequence ATGATCACGGATCACCACAAGGAAGGAAGACCATTGGTCACCACCATCACGAGCGTTGCGGTCGTCGGCGCCGGTTATATGGGCGGCGGCATCGCGCAGTCGCTCGCGCTCGCCGGACTCCCCGTCACGATCGCCGACGTCTCTGCTGACGCCACGTCCGCAGCCTACGAACGCCTACTCATCGAGGCGCGCGATTTCGAAGACGCCGGCCTGTTCGATGTCGGAGCCGCCGAGAAGATCAGAGCGAACCTGCGCACGGCGTCCTCGATCGAGGAGGCCGTCGCAGACGTCGACTTTGTCGAGGAGGCAGTCTTCGAGTCTGTCGAGGTGAAGCACGAGGTGCTCTCCCGCATCTCGGCGGCGGCTCGGCCCGAGGCGATCATCGGCTCCAACACGTCGACCATCCCGGCCCGAGTCCTTGGAACAGTCGTCAAGCACCCCGAGCGGTTCCTCACGGTGCACTTCTCCAACCCGGCTCCGTTCATTCCGGGCGTGGAGTTGGTGCTGGGGGAGCACACCGACGAGGCCATCGTGCCGGTCGTCAAGGAACTCCTCACGACGGCCGGTCGGCAGGCGGCGCTCGTTGCGGACGTCCCGGGGTTCGTGCTCAACCGCCTCCAGTACGTGCTGCTCAAGGAGGCGATGTCAATCGCCGAGGAGGGCATCGCCTCGCCCGAGGACATCGACACAGTCGTGCGCACCACGTTCGGGTTCCGTCTCGGGTTCTTCGGCCCGTTCGCCATCGCCGACCAGGCGGGGCTCGACGTCTACGCGAGCGGATTTCGCACGTTTGAGGAGGCATTCGGGGAACGTCTGGCGACGCCACAACTCGTGCAGGACGCTGTGGCGTCGGACCGCCGTGGCGTGAAGAACGGCAAGGGACTGTTGCGCGATTACACGCCCGAGGAGGTTAAGGCGCTGGTCGCCCACCGCAACAGGGCGTACAGCGAGATGGGCCGCCTCGTGCGCTCTCTCGGCTCCACCCCGGCCTGA
- a CDS encoding MFS transporter, producing MVTVHEADIVKRVTRKLLPLLVVLYTVAYVDRSAVGFAQLHMGADRGIGDAAFGLGAGLFFIAYFLFEVPSNVLMQRFGPRMWFVRILVTWGAITMLMALTQGPGTFYVLRFLLGVAEAGFYPGVIFYLTTWFPHRHRTKATGIFVISAPLAFLLMSPLAGWLLEVEGLGMVGWQWLFLVVGATAVLMALPTWRYLPEGPRSVKWLSRAEADWIEGELARDKVERGQEDGKNPLRTLVDKRVLTFALLFFPSTVGVYGLSFWLPQVVDRFSGSTLNTGLLTDVPYVFALVGVLVTSRWAAKRFRDNWVPLAVLFVGAGVGMGASAFFTTPALQLAALSLAAFCVYSIAGVFWALPSGVLAGATAAVAIAAINSFGNLGGFIGPYVVGVFTQASGSTAAGMYFLMAVLWLGALGTVIARRAIARLQRSVVASRDDADEVVVTVGTSAA from the coding sequence GTGGTCACCGTCCACGAGGCAGACATTGTCAAGCGCGTCACGCGCAAACTGCTACCGCTGCTCGTCGTCCTGTACACCGTCGCCTACGTCGATCGGTCCGCCGTCGGATTCGCCCAGCTCCACATGGGCGCCGACCGCGGCATTGGCGATGCGGCCTTCGGGCTCGGTGCAGGTTTGTTCTTCATCGCGTACTTCCTGTTTGAGGTGCCGAGCAACGTCCTCATGCAGAGGTTTGGGCCGCGCATGTGGTTTGTGAGGATTCTCGTGACGTGGGGCGCCATCACGATGCTCATGGCGCTCACACAGGGGCCCGGGACCTTCTACGTCCTGCGCTTCCTCCTGGGCGTTGCCGAGGCCGGGTTCTATCCCGGAGTGATCTTCTACCTCACGACGTGGTTCCCCCACCGTCACCGCACGAAGGCCACCGGCATCTTTGTGATCTCGGCGCCGTTGGCCTTCCTGCTGATGTCTCCGCTCGCCGGATGGCTGCTCGAAGTCGAAGGGCTCGGGATGGTCGGCTGGCAGTGGCTTTTCCTCGTCGTCGGGGCCACGGCTGTGCTTATGGCGCTGCCGACTTGGCGGTATCTGCCCGAGGGGCCCCGGTCGGTGAAGTGGCTCTCGCGAGCCGAGGCCGACTGGATCGAGGGCGAGTTGGCGCGTGACAAGGTCGAGCGTGGCCAGGAGGACGGCAAGAACCCGCTGCGAACTCTCGTGGACAAGCGCGTGTTGACGTTCGCACTTCTGTTCTTCCCCTCGACGGTGGGTGTCTACGGCCTCTCCTTCTGGCTGCCCCAGGTGGTCGACAGGTTCTCGGGGTCGACGCTGAACACCGGGCTGTTGACCGACGTGCCCTACGTTTTCGCCCTCGTGGGTGTGCTCGTCACGTCGCGCTGGGCTGCCAAGAGGTTCCGCGACAACTGGGTGCCGCTTGCGGTGCTGTTCGTCGGCGCCGGAGTCGGCATGGGCGCGAGCGCCTTCTTCACGACCCCGGCCCTGCAACTTGCGGCGCTCTCGCTCGCGGCGTTCTGCGTCTACTCGATCGCTGGTGTGTTCTGGGCGCTGCCCAGCGGCGTGCTCGCGGGCGCGACGGCGGCGGTGGCCATCGCCGCGATCAACTCGTTCGGCAATCTCGGCGGGTTCATCGGCCCCTATGTCGTGGGCGTGTTCACGCAGGCATCTGGGAGCACCGCCGCGGGGATGTACTTCCTGATGGCCGTGCTGTGGCTCGGCGCGCTCGGGACCGTCATCGCGCGCCGCGCGATCGCCCGCCTACAGCGATCTGTCGTCGCTTCCCGTGACGATGCGGACGAGGTCGTGGTGACCGTGGGCACGAGCGCCGCCTGA
- a CDS encoding GntR family transcriptional regulator: protein MPATSRSTGAPLRRRLLADHVFDELLAMLLDGSLAAGSSLNIDGIARQLDVSPTPVREALARLESTGMVRRVALRGYSVAPSPTDKELADLMDARIAIEPVSAWHAGQRGTGQFLAELDEAVTLLETVRTGPTYQEFRDYWAADERFHQLIAEAADNPYLLAAYQALGGLIQRFRQFSGVGVTDRDQAVAEHRAVLVALRDGDSDRARDLMRAHIEAVKSRSLAERHDA from the coding sequence GTGCCCGCAACCTCCCGATCCACTGGCGCACCGCTGCGGCGCAGGCTGCTCGCGGACCACGTCTTCGACGAGCTCTTGGCAATGCTGCTCGACGGGAGCCTCGCGGCGGGCAGCAGTCTGAACATCGACGGGATCGCACGGCAGCTCGACGTCTCACCGACACCCGTGCGCGAGGCGCTGGCACGACTTGAGTCGACAGGCATGGTCCGCCGGGTGGCACTACGCGGCTACTCGGTGGCGCCGTCGCCCACCGACAAGGAGTTGGCCGACCTGATGGACGCGCGGATCGCCATCGAACCGGTGAGCGCGTGGCACGCGGGACAGCGCGGCACCGGGCAGTTCCTCGCCGAACTCGACGAGGCAGTGACTCTGCTTGAGACCGTCCGCACTGGGCCCACCTACCAGGAGTTTCGCGACTACTGGGCCGCGGACGAACGGTTCCATCAACTCATCGCGGAGGCTGCGGACAACCCATACCTGCTGGCCGCCTATCAGGCTCTCGGCGGCCTGATCCAGCGGTTCCGCCAGTTCTCCGGCGTCGGGGTGACCGACCGCGACCAGGCGGTGGCAGAACACCGCGCGGTCCTCGTCGCGCTCCGTGACGGTGACAGTGACCGAGCGCGAGATCTGATGCGAGCGCATATCGAGGCTGTCAAGAGTCGCTCGCTCGCGGAGCGGCACGACGCCTGA
- a CDS encoding glycosyltransferase, with protein sequence MTLSQSPRALRVLSLYEGFFAGGARQLHTTVVAGLHTSGRQRHAALSIHAEVRREATLQRMADDQRYQRLLAAGVRVSTLGRATDDGLDPSVFTAAELERAAAEVRASDVVMSLKEQPLRLVNQLARLDRPVVACLHRSDPEHQGPALDDLLVAAGAGRLAAVVCCAESTRDAYRAAGVPASLLRVVPNGINLARFRPVSGARRLALRGAEGIGADATVVVFAARFDTMKNPGLFIAAARQFLDRDPSGHVLMCGAGMSSANPDLVAELDLAFGDHPDLLARVHPLGVRTDMERVFAASDVVALTSVFGEAAPLCLIEGAMCGAIPVTTPVGDSARIVEGIGFVTGFDPVEIAEAWIQAAACRAELRPALSRVRPRFSHVRMLSGYSSVLDRAASLARV encoded by the coding sequence GTGACCCTGAGCCAGTCCCCGCGCGCACTGCGCGTGCTCTCCCTGTACGAGGGCTTCTTCGCCGGCGGCGCCCGCCAGCTGCACACGACGGTCGTCGCCGGGCTGCACACCAGCGGGCGCCAGCGCCATGCGGCGCTGAGCATCCACGCCGAGGTGCGGCGCGAGGCGACGTTGCAGCGCATGGCCGACGACCAGCGCTACCAGAGGCTGCTGGCCGCGGGCGTGCGCGTGAGCACGCTGGGCCGAGCCACCGACGACGGCCTCGACCCGTCGGTGTTCACCGCCGCCGAGCTGGAGCGCGCGGCGGCCGAGGTCCGGGCGAGCGACGTGGTCATGTCGCTCAAGGAGCAGCCGCTGCGCCTGGTCAACCAGCTCGCCCGCCTCGACCGGCCCGTCGTCGCGTGTCTGCACCGCTCGGACCCCGAGCACCAAGGCCCCGCGCTCGACGACCTGCTCGTCGCGGCCGGCGCCGGCCGCCTCGCCGCCGTGGTCTGCTGCGCCGAGTCGACGCGCGACGCCTACCGCGCCGCGGGCGTGCCCGCGTCGCTGCTGCGCGTGGTGCCCAACGGCATCAACCTCGCGCGGTTCCGCCCGGTCTCGGGCGCGCGCCGCCTCGCGCTGCGCGGCGCCGAGGGCATCGGCGCCGACGCGACCGTCGTCGTGTTCGCCGCACGCTTCGACACCATGAAGAACCCGGGCCTGTTCATCGCCGCCGCCCGCCAGTTCCTCGACCGCGATCCGTCGGGGCACGTGCTGATGTGCGGCGCGGGCATGTCGAGCGCCAACCCCGACCTCGTGGCCGAACTCGACCTCGCGTTCGGCGACCACCCCGACCTGCTCGCACGGGTGCATCCGCTCGGGGTGCGCACCGACATGGAGCGCGTCTTCGCGGCGTCCGACGTCGTCGCGCTGACGTCGGTGTTCGGCGAGGCCGCGCCGCTGTGCCTCATCGAGGGCGCCATGTGCGGCGCGATCCCCGTGACCACGCCCGTCGGGGACTCGGCGCGCATCGTCGAGGGCATCGGCTTCGTGACCGGCTTCGACCCCGTCGAGATCGCCGAGGCCTGGATCCAGGCGGCGGCCTGCCGCGCCGAGCTGCGCCCCGCGCTGAGCAGGGTCCGCCCGCGGTTCAGCCACGTGCGGATGCTGTCGGGGTACTCGTCCGTGCTGGACCGCGCCGCCTCGCTCGCCCGGGTCTGA
- a CDS encoding uridine kinase family protein: MTSAHEPDALFDVPDGARRPLLRVVLLTGASGSGKTALTRRLGLPVVTLDDFYLDGDHPDLPQRYGVVDWDDPRTWDGDGALEALRALATTGRAEIPVYDIPSNARTGSTVVDAAGARVVIAEGIFAAQLVAACGAEGILADAICLRRPAWVTFWFRLLRDVAEARKPLPTLLRRGWSLMRSEPRLVDGWVALGCRVATPAEAERTIRALAGQESPNASPKTS; encoded by the coding sequence GTGACGAGCGCCCACGAACCTGACGCCCTCTTCGACGTGCCCGACGGCGCCCGCCGTCCGCTGCTGCGCGTGGTGCTGCTGACGGGGGCCTCGGGGTCGGGCAAGACGGCGCTGACCCGGCGCCTGGGCCTGCCCGTCGTCACCCTCGACGACTTCTACCTCGACGGCGACCACCCGGACCTTCCCCAGCGGTACGGCGTCGTCGACTGGGACGACCCGCGCACCTGGGACGGCGACGGCGCGCTTGAGGCGCTGCGCGCGCTGGCCACCACGGGCCGGGCCGAGATCCCCGTGTACGACATCCCGAGCAACGCGCGCACCGGGTCCACGGTCGTCGACGCCGCCGGCGCCCGCGTCGTGATCGCCGAGGGGATCTTCGCCGCCCAGCTGGTCGCGGCATGCGGGGCCGAGGGCATCCTGGCCGACGCCATCTGCCTGCGCCGCCCGGCCTGGGTGACCTTCTGGTTCCGCCTGCTGCGCGACGTCGCGGAGGCGCGCAAGCCGCTGCCCACCCTGCTGCGCCGGGGGTGGAGCCTCATGCGCTCCGAGCCGCGACTCGTGGACGGATGGGTGGCTCTGGGATGCCGAGTGGCGACGCCCGCGGAGGCCGAGCGCACGATTCGCGCTTTGGCCGGTCAAGAATCCCCCAACGCTTCCCCCAAAACGTCATAG
- a CDS encoding FadR/GntR family transcriptional regulator, which yields MRTHERVLAQIEENLRTGAWALGERLPGERALAEQMGVSRPSVREAVRVLEAMGIVRTAVGSGPEAGATVVDRPAAGLGSAVRLHIASGTLPVRDVVATRAALETWAVGQAAARFAPETDLAEAHRLLDEMDLPGLSPTEFVHLDQQFHLGLVQLGGNQLVEAILGGLRTAVGDYVTVGAERLPSWTTTCGRLCGEHRSILDAVTSGDAGLAEKLAHDHIWGFYEEAGLASE from the coding sequence ATGCGTACCCATGAACGAGTTCTGGCTCAGATCGAGGAGAACCTCCGCACGGGCGCGTGGGCACTCGGGGAGCGTCTGCCGGGCGAACGCGCCCTGGCCGAGCAGATGGGCGTCTCGCGCCCGTCGGTCCGCGAGGCCGTGCGAGTCCTGGAGGCCATGGGCATCGTCCGCACCGCCGTGGGCTCGGGCCCCGAGGCCGGGGCGACCGTCGTCGACCGCCCCGCCGCGGGCCTCGGCTCGGCGGTCCGCCTGCACATCGCCTCGGGCACGCTGCCCGTGCGCGACGTCGTCGCGACGCGCGCGGCGCTCGAGACGTGGGCGGTCGGGCAGGCCGCGGCGCGATTCGCGCCCGAGACCGACCTCGCCGAGGCGCACCGCCTGCTCGACGAGATGGATCTGCCGGGCCTGTCGCCCACCGAGTTCGTGCACCTTGACCAGCAGTTCCACCTGGGTCTGGTGCAACTCGGCGGCAACCAGCTCGTCGAGGCGATCCTGGGCGGTCTGCGCACCGCGGTCGGCGACTATGTGACCGTCGGCGCCGAGCGTCTGCCCTCGTGGACGACCACGTGCGGGCGGCTATGCGGTGAGCACCGGTCGATCCTCGACGCCGTCACGAGCGGTGACGCGGGGCTCGCCGAGAAGCTCGCGCACGACCACATCTGGGGCTTCTACGAAGAGGCGGGCCTCGCCTCCGAGTAG
- a CDS encoding LLM class flavin-dependent oxidoreductase, with product MTDYGHDLAFGSFITPTNADPQAPVRLARLSEDSGLDLVTFQDHPYQPAFLDTWTLLTWVAAATERVTVAGNVLNLPLRPPAVLARAAASLDLLSGGRVALGVGAGGFWDAIEAMGATRLTPGESVDALSEAIDVMRGIWDVGQRRALRVEGVHHRVVGAKRGPAPAHDIPLWVGAYKPRMLRLLAAKADGWLPSAPYLKDGDLTRGNTVIDEAALASGREPAEIRRLLNLGSPSGSTAAWVEELVRLAIDDGVGTFMVMGDDPDLIRRFGQEVAPAVREAVAAERASRGTTPAVARRGANAIALRREHIAYHDVPRSLQDRAVEPGDRAYEGVRHNYLRAGSPGLVLRPRDADEVAQALAFARAQRLPDGGAVPLGVRSGGHGISGRSTNDGGVVVDLGALDGIEVLDAATRRVRVGAGATWGAVAAALAPHGWAITSGDFGGVGVGGLATTAGIGLLGRSQGLTIDHVVAADVVTADGRQVRASAHENPELFWGLRGAGANLGVVTSFELEAGALGDVVYSQMTLDASDTAGLLERWATTVEQAPRELTSFLILSPPRRGQSPVAQLMTVWAGDDTDAAVGQLEALADAGPLLGHQAYLLPYSGVVQPVERHHAGGGDPAVRSTLVTHLDDRVARDFEKVAWSGEAYFLQVRATGGATNDVDPDATAYAHRRQNFLLTAMSGSQERLDPLWDEQMGPHADGLYLSFDTDTRPERLADAFPGRTLDRLRALKRDWDPDCVFRSNFPIPPAPPA from the coding sequence ATGACGGACTACGGCCACGACCTGGCCTTCGGCAGCTTCATCACGCCGACCAACGCCGACCCCCAGGCGCCCGTGCGCCTCGCCCGCCTGAGCGAGGACTCCGGGCTCGACCTGGTCACCTTCCAGGACCACCCGTATCAGCCCGCGTTCCTGGACACCTGGACCCTGCTGACATGGGTCGCCGCGGCGACCGAACGGGTGACCGTCGCGGGCAACGTGCTCAACCTCCCGCTGCGCCCGCCCGCGGTGCTGGCCCGCGCGGCCGCGTCCCTCGACCTGCTCAGCGGCGGGCGCGTCGCCCTCGGCGTCGGCGCCGGCGGCTTCTGGGACGCCATCGAGGCGATGGGCGCCACGCGCCTGACGCCCGGCGAGTCGGTCGACGCGCTGAGCGAGGCGATCGACGTCATGCGCGGCATCTGGGACGTCGGGCAGCGGCGCGCGCTGCGCGTCGAGGGCGTCCACCACCGCGTCGTCGGCGCCAAGCGCGGCCCCGCCCCCGCGCACGACATCCCGCTGTGGGTCGGCGCCTACAAGCCGCGCATGCTGCGCCTGCTGGCGGCCAAGGCTGACGGCTGGCTGCCCTCGGCGCCCTACCTGAAGGACGGCGACCTCACGCGCGGCAACACCGTCATCGACGAGGCCGCGCTCGCCTCCGGACGCGAGCCGGCCGAGATCCGCCGCCTGCTCAACCTCGGCTCCCCGAGCGGGAGCACCGCCGCATGGGTCGAGGAGCTCGTGCGGCTCGCGATCGACGACGGCGTGGGCACGTTCATGGTCATGGGCGACGACCCCGACCTGATCCGCCGCTTCGGGCAGGAGGTCGCGCCCGCCGTGCGCGAGGCCGTCGCGGCCGAGCGCGCCTCGCGCGGCACGACGCCGGCCGTCGCACGCCGCGGCGCCAACGCGATCGCGCTGCGACGCGAGCACATCGCCTACCACGACGTGCCGCGCTCGTTACAGGACCGCGCGGTCGAGCCCGGCGACCGCGCCTACGAGGGCGTGCGGCACAACTACCTGCGCGCCGGATCGCCCGGCCTGGTGCTGCGCCCCCGCGACGCCGACGAGGTCGCGCAGGCGCTCGCGTTCGCCCGCGCCCAGCGCCTGCCCGACGGCGGCGCCGTGCCGCTCGGCGTGCGCTCGGGCGGGCACGGCATCAGCGGCCGGTCGACCAACGACGGCGGCGTCGTCGTCGACCTGGGCGCCCTCGACGGGATCGAGGTGCTCGACGCCGCGACCCGCCGCGTGCGCGTGGGCGCCGGCGCCACCTGGGGCGCCGTGGCCGCCGCGCTCGCCCCGCACGGGTGGGCGATCACCTCGGGCGACTTCGGCGGCGTCGGCGTCGGCGGGCTGGCGACCACCGCGGGCATCGGGCTGCTGGGCCGCTCGCAGGGCCTGACGATCGACCACGTCGTGGCCGCCGACGTCGTGACGGCCGATGGGCGACAGGTGCGCGCCTCGGCGCACGAGAACCCCGAGCTGTTCTGGGGGCTGCGCGGCGCGGGCGCCAACCTCGGCGTCGTGACGTCGTTCGAGCTGGAGGCGGGCGCGCTGGGCGACGTCGTCTACTCGCAGATGACGCTCGACGCCTCCGACACCGCGGGCCTGCTCGAGCGGTGGGCCACGACCGTCGAGCAGGCGCCGCGTGAGCTCACGTCGTTCCTCATCCTGTCGCCGCCCCGGCGCGGTCAGTCACCCGTGGCGCAGCTCATGACGGTCTGGGCGGGCGACGACACCGACGCCGCCGTCGGGCAGCTGGAGGCGCTCGCGGACGCCGGGCCGCTACTGGGCCACCAGGCCTACCTGCTGCCCTACAGCGGCGTGGTGCAGCCCGTCGAGCGCCACCACGCGGGCGGCGGCGACCCAGCCGTGCGCTCGACGCTCGTGACGCACCTCGACGACCGCGTGGCGCGGGACTTCGAGAAGGTCGCCTGGTCGGGCGAGGCGTACTTCCTGCAGGTGCGCGCGACCGGGGGCGCCACCAACGACGTCGACCCCGACGCCACCGCCTACGCCCACCGCAGGCAGAACTTCCTGCTCACGGCCATGTCCGGGTCGCAGGAACGGCTCGACCCGCTGTGGGACGAGCAGATGGGGCCGCACGCCGACGGGCTGTACCTGTCGTTCGACACCGACACCCGGCCCGAGCGGCTGGCCGACGCGTTCCCCGGGCGCACGCTCGATCGCCTGCGCGCGCTCAAGCGCGACTGGGACCCGGACTGCGTGTTCCGCAGCAACTTCCCGATCCCGCCGGCGCCGCCCGCCTGA
- a CDS encoding aldo/keto reductase — protein MPIAPRYLADEARYASMTYRRTGRSGLDLPALSLGLWHNFGDTTPFATQRDVARRAFDLGITHFDLANNYGPPYGAAEENFGRILAKDLRPYRDELVISTKAGYDMLPGPYGDHGSRKYLLSSLDASLERMGLEYVDVFYHHRPDPATPLEETMGALAAAVHAGKAQYVGVSNYSPSRTREAAALLDDLGAPLLIHQPSYSMFNRHVENPAHVDAYDGQQSESLLDVVEDLGVGSIVFSPLQQGLLTGRYLSGSAPAGSRAARPDSPFLSASNLSDTYLERARALDAVARGRGQTLAQLAVAWVLRDPRVTSALVGASSVAQLEDTVGALAAPALSEQEIAAIEPYAVDGTGR, from the coding sequence ATGCCCATCGCACCCCGGTACCTCGCCGACGAGGCCCGCTACGCGTCCATGACCTACCGCCGCACCGGCCGCTCGGGTCTCGACCTGCCCGCGCTCTCGCTCGGCCTGTGGCACAACTTCGGCGACACCACCCCGTTCGCGACCCAGCGCGACGTCGCCCGCCGGGCGTTCGACCTGGGGATCACGCACTTCGACCTCGCCAACAACTACGGCCCGCCCTACGGGGCGGCCGAGGAGAACTTCGGGCGCATCCTCGCCAAGGACCTGCGCCCCTACCGCGACGAGCTCGTCATCTCGACCAAGGCCGGCTACGACATGCTGCCCGGCCCCTACGGCGACCACGGCTCGCGCAAGTACCTGCTGTCCTCGCTCGACGCGTCACTCGAGCGCATGGGCCTGGAGTACGTCGACGTCTTCTACCACCACCGCCCCGACCCGGCCACGCCGCTCGAGGAGACCATGGGGGCGCTCGCCGCGGCCGTGCACGCGGGCAAGGCGCAGTACGTGGGCGTGTCGAACTACTCGCCGTCGCGCACCCGCGAGGCCGCGGCCCTCCTCGACGACCTGGGCGCGCCGCTGCTCATCCACCAGCCCAGCTACTCGATGTTCAACCGTCACGTCGAGAACCCCGCGCACGTGGACGCCTACGACGGGCAGCAGTCCGAGTCGCTGCTCGACGTCGTCGAGGACCTGGGCGTGGGCTCCATCGTGTTCTCGCCGCTGCAGCAGGGGTTGCTGACCGGGCGCTACCTGTCGGGCTCGGCGCCCGCGGGGTCGCGCGCGGCCCGCCCCGACTCGCCGTTCCTGTCGGCCTCGAACCTGTCGGACACCTACCTGGAGCGGGCGCGGGCGCTCGACGCCGTCGCGCGCGGGCGCGGGCAGACGCTCGCGCAGCTCGCCGTGGCGTGGGTGCTGCGCGACCCGCGCGTCACCTCCGCGCTGGTCGGCGCGTCGAGCGTCGCCCAGTTGGAGGACACCGTCGGGGCGCTCGCGGCGCCGGCGCTGAGCGAGCAGGAGATCGCGGCGATCGAGCCCTACGCCGTCGACGGCACGGGCCGCTGA